ATAGCTCATGGAAGGATCCCTCTCCTTCACCAGATTCAGAACATCAAGGACCATCAGGTCTTTACCTTCCGGAATCTCAACCTCTACATCCTGCATGTAAGGGGCATTATCGGTTTCCGGATTGTAGCGATACAGGCTTACCAACATTTTCAGGATACCCCCTTAGTAGGTCCGGACTTTCGGCTGGAAAGTCGGAACCGTTTTCGGTGCAAAGTTCACGTCACGCTTGCCAACACGCTTGTCCAGCGGGAAGTACATGGAGTGCTTGAGCCAGTTCTCGTCGTCACGCTCAGTGAAGTCGTTACGGGCGTGGGCACCGCGACTTTCCTTACGCTCGATCGCAGACTTGGCGGTGGCGTATGCAACTTCGTACAGGTTATCCAGCTCGAGCGCTTCAATACGCGCGGTGTTGAATGCCTTGCTGGTATCGGCCAACTTGGTTTTGCGTACACGCTCGCCGATTTCCTCCAGCAGCTTGATACCCTTCTCCATGCTGTCGCCATCGCGGAACACGCCGAAGTAGAGCTGCATGCAGTTCTGCAGATCCTTACGGACCTTGGCCACATCTTCGCCTTCGGAAGCACTATCCAGACGCTCCAGACGGGCCATGGCGCGTTTGATATCTTCCTCGCTGGCACCATCAACCTCGAAACCGCCGCGCAGCTGCTCTTCAATGTGCAGGCCAGCCGCACGACCGAAGACCACCAGATCCAGCAGAGAGTTACCACCCAGACGGTTGGCGCCGTGTACCGATACACAGGCAGCCTCACCGCAGGCAAACAGGCCGGGAATCGGTTTATCGTTGCCGTTTTCATCTTGAGTCAGTGCCTGACCACCTACGTTGGTGGGAACACCACCCATCATGTAGTGACAGGTCGGAACGACCGGGATCGGCTCTTTCACCGGATCAACGTGCGCAAAGGTACGGGACAGCTCACAAATGCCCGGGAGGCGCAGGTTCAGGGTTTCTTCGCCCAGGTGATCCAGCTTCAGCAATACGTGATCCTTCTCGGGACCACAACCACGGCCTTCCAGGATTTCCAGAACCATGGAGCGTGCAACCACATCACGGCCAGCGAGGTCTTTGGCGTTCGGAGCATAACGCTCCATGAAGCGCTCACCCTCGGAGTTGATCAGGTAACCACCCTCACCCCGACAACCTTCAGTAACCAGTGTGCCAGCGCCGTGGATACCGGTCGGGTGGAACTGCCACATTTCCATATCCTGCACCGGGAAGCCGGCTCGCAGCGCCATGCCAATACCGTCACCGGTATTGATCATCGCATTGGTGGTGGAGGCATAAATACGACCAGCACCGCCGGTGGCAAGGACAGTGGCCTTGGATTTGATGTACGCCACTTCACCGGTTTCGATCTCGATGGCTACAACACCAACCACTTCATCCTTGCTGTTCTTGACCAGATCAACCGCATACCACTCATTAAGGAAGGTGGTACCGCCCTTCAGGTTGGCCTGATAAAGGGTGTGCAGCAAGGCGTGACCGGTACGGTCCGCAGCAGCACAGGTACGAGCGGCCTGGGTGGGGTTATCCGGACCCTTGGACTGCCCGCCGAACGGGCGCTGGTAGATACGGCCCTGCTCGGTGCGGGAGAACGGGAGACCCATGTGCTCCAGTTCGAATACTGCCTGGGGGCCCACAGAACACATGTATTCGATGGCGTCCTGGTCACCGATATAGTCGGAACCCTTGACGGTATCGTACATGTGCCAACGCCAGTCATCGTTGGGATCGGCACTTGCGATCGCACAGGTAATACCGCCCTGGGCGGACACGGTGTGCGAACGGGTCGGAAATACTTTTGTGATACACGCAGTTTTGACGCCAGTCTCGGTCAACTGCAGGGCGGCTCGCATACCGGCACCGCCGCCACCGATAACAATCGCGTCGTAAGACATGGTCTTGATGTTAGCCATCGATTAAAGCCCCCAAAGAATCTGAATGCCCCAGATCAGGTACACAAACATGGTCAGACCGCACAGCGCCTGAACAAGGAAACGGGGCGCCATGGATTTGAGATAATCAGTCGTCACAGTCCAGAGACCAACCCATGCATGGGCACCCAGGGAAAGCAGTGCCAACAGGGTAAAAATACGGAACCAGGTCTGGTCGAACAGCGCGCTCCAGGTTTCGTAGTTGATGTCTGTCATCACCATGAAGCCCAGCAGAAACACTGTGTAAATAGCCAGTACGTAGGCAGTGACACGCTGGATCAGCCAATCAAAAACGCCACTGCGGCCGAGGTTAGTTACGCTGCTTACCATACCCAGACTCCTGCCAGAATGATGAGAACAATGGAAACCACAACAGTGATCTTCGCGGCGAGGCGACCGCTCTCAAGCTCTTCTGCAATACCCATATCCATCAGCAGGTGCTTAATGCCCGCAACCAGGTGGTACAACAGAGCAGACAGGATGCCCCAGATAATCAGCTTCGCCAGGAAGCTGTCCAGCAGTTCGCTCACCCGGGCGAAACCATCTTCTCCGGACAGGGAGAGATCCAGGCCGTACAACAGGAAGGCAACACCAACAAAAATGATGATGCCGCTGATACGATGCAGGATCGACGTGATGGCAGGCAGCGGGAAATGGAACTTGCCGAGATCGAGATTTACTGGTCGTTTGCTATTCACAGCGCTCTCACACTCTCTCTTGGTTCCGCAGGACCGAAAACCGGCTGCGGATGGTTGGTATGTTGGGATCGGAGGATCGATACGAGACCGATAACCGATTGGTTCAGGAGGGCGGATGGTAACCCGGTAGCTTGCTATGCTGAAGCGTGCATTGAGGTTCATCCCCGATTCCGGGCTACGGATTATAAGGAGACACCCCGGTAATTACAAACTTGCAACAACGCCCAAAGCCTTGGCCACAGGCGCCCCACACCCTCTATAAGCATTATTGACAAATTCAATTTCACCCGTTTGGCACCGTTATTCCGGATATCCCTCATTTACACGCGAAATTTAAATTGCCGCTTTTCGAGACTTGTGCATTGACAAAAAAGGCTGACGCCCTATATTTTGCCGCCAGTTTTGCGATAATACGCGCTTTCTGGCGCATCTACATATGCAGAAAAGCTGTTACAGCTAATCAAACAGGAGAGCACCATGACCGACAGGAAAGCCACGCTCTCGGTGGGAGATAAGTCCATTGAGCTACCGGTTTATTCCGGCACCGTCGGCCCTGACGTTATCGACGTACGCGGCCTAGTCCAGGAAGGCGTTTTTACCTACGATCCGGGTTTTGTATCCACTGCAGCCTGCGAATCCGCCATCACCTACATTGATGGCGCTAAAGGTGTGTTGCTGCACCGCGGTTACCCGATTGACCAGCTGGCCGAGCAGTCTGACTTCCTTGAAGTGTGCTACCTGCTCCTGAACGGCGAGCTGCCCAGCGAAGACGAAAACAAGCGCTTCCACGACACCATCAAAAACCACACCATGCTGCACGACCAGATGCGCAACTTCTTCAACGGCTTCCGCCGTGACGCGCATCCGATGGCTATCATGTGTGGCGTTGTTGGCGCCCTGTCTGCGTTCTACCACGACCAGATGGACGTAACCGATCCCAAACAGCGTGAAGTAACAGCTCATCGCCTGATTGCCAAGATGCCAACCATCGCGGCCTGGTGCTACAAGTATTCCGTTGGTCAGCCATTCATGTATCCGCGTAACGATCTCTCTTACGCTGAAAATTTCCTGCACATGATGTTTGGCACTCCATGTGAAGAGTACAAGCCGAACCCGGTTCTTGCCAACGCGATGGACAAGATCTTCATTCTGCACGCCGATCACGAGCAGAACGCCTCTACCTCCACCGTCCGTCTGGCCGGCTCTACCGGTGCTAACCCCTATGCCTGTATCGCTTCCGGTATCGCAGCACTCTGGGGGCCCGCCCACGGTGGCGCGAACGAGGCCGTTCTGGACATGCTGGCTGAAATCGGTGACGAGTCCAACATTGAGACGTTCATCGCCAAGGCCAAGGATAAAGATGATCCTTTCCGCCTGATGGGCTTTGGCCACCGGGTGTACAAGAACTTCGACCCGCGCGCCAAGGTTATGGCACAAACCGCTCACGAAGTGCTGAGCGAACTGGGCCTGGAGAACGATCCACTGCTGAAGATCGCCCAGCGCCTGGAAAAGATCGCCCTGGAAGACGAGTACTTCGTGCAGCGCCAGCTGTATCCGAACGTCGACTTCTACTCCGGCATCATCCTGAAAGCTATCGGTATTCCGACTTCCATGTTTACCGTTATCTTTGCGATGTCCCGTACCATTGGCTGGTTCTCCCACTGGAACGAGATGGTCAGCGGCAACTACCGCATCGGCCGCCCGCGCCAGCTGTATACCGGCTCGCCAAAGCGCGACTATCCGAAGAAGTAATCAGTTCGGATTGCCCGGAAATGAAAAAAGCCGCTGACCCAGCGGCTTTTTTCGTATCATGGCAATACAAAACTCTCCCAATCCAACGATGACAAGGAGCAGACCATGGCAACCATCGCTTTTATCGGGCTCGGCGTAATGGGCTATCCGATGGCCGGTCACCTGGCCCGAGCCGGCCACGACGTATCCGTATGGAACCGCAGTGGCACAAAGGCTCAGCAATGGGCGAAACAGTACCCAGGAAAAGCCTGCAACAGTATTGCAGAAGCGGTCAACAATGCCGATGTGGTACTGACCTGCGTTGGTGCCGACAAAGACCTCGAAGAAGTCTACACAGCCCCCGAGGGGATCATCAGCAATACGCCGGCCACCGCCATTCTGGTAGACCACACCACGGCCTCTGCCGGCATTGCCGAGACATTGGCTGAAGCCGCGCAGGCCAAGGGTCAGGGTTTCATTGATGCCCCGGTATCCGGCGGCCAGCAAGGGGCTGAAAACGGACTTTTAACCATTATGTGCGGCGGCAGTGACGAAGATTTCCGGAAGGTTCAACCGATACTCGAATGCTATGCCCGGGCACTCAACCTGATGGGCCCGGTGGGTAGCGGCCAGAAAACGAAGATGGTCAATCAGATTGCCATTGCCGGCCTGGTTCAGGGCCTGTCAGAAGCCCTGCACTTTGCCGAACAGGCAGAGCTCGATGCACGCAAAGTGGTTGACGTGATTTCCAAGGGGGCGGCGCAGTCATGGCAGATGGAAAACCGTTCCGGCACCATGATTGACGGCGAATTTGAGCACGGTTTTGCGGTGGACTGGATGCGCAAGGACCTGGCCATCTGCCTGGAAGAAGCCCGCAAAAACGGCTCCAGGTTGCCGGTAACGGCGTTGGTAGACCAGTTTTACGGAGATGTGCAGGAGATGGGCGGCAACCGCTGGGACACCTCTTCGCTGATTCAGCGGCTTCGCAAGAAGTAATGATTAGCCACGGACACTCACGCCCGTGGCTAAACTATCACTTCTTCTTGTCCCGCGGCACCCAGCGGCCGTTTTCGTACCAGGCGGACCAACCGGTGGCTTTGCCATCCTGTTCCGACATCACGTACTGCTCTTTGGACTTCCGGCTATAACGGATCACCGTCGGGTTACCCTCGGGGTCTTTCTCCGGGGCGTCCATCAGGTAATCGTATTTCGGATCGATTTCCTTCCGGTGTGGTTTGATTTCCATCACCAGCGGTGGACGGGTTTCCCGGTTTTTCGGGAACTTGCTGGCGGCCAGGAACAGGCCGGAAGCACCATCACGGAGCACATAAGTGTCATCCACTTTCTGGCACTGAAGCTCCGGCATGGGTACCGGGTCCATTTTGGGCGGGGCCGGCTCGCCGTTCTTGAGTAATTTGCGAGTATTCTTACACTCGGCGTTGGTGCAACCGAAATACTTGCCGAATCGACCGGTTTTCAGCTGCATTTCCGAGCCACACTTATCGCACTCGAGTGTCGGCCCGTCATAGCCCTTGATGCGGAAACTGCCCTCTTCTACTTCATAGCCAGAGCAATCCGGATTGTTGCCGCAAACGTGCAGCTTGCGCTTCTCATCAATCAGGTAGCTGTCCATGGCAGTGCCACACTTCGGGCAACGGCGCTTCTTGCGCAGCAGGCGGGTTTCGCCCTCGCCTTCCACATCTTCGTCGGCACTGACCACTTCGTCGCCAGAGACCAGGTTGATGGTGGTCTTGCAACGCTCCTTGGGCGGCAATGAGTAACCGGAACAGCCAAGGAACACACCGGTGCTGGCCACGCGAATCTGCATATTACGGCCGCAGCTCGGGCAGGATATGTCGGTCTCTGTCGGGGTGTTGGCACGCATGCCGCCATCAGACTTCTCAGCGCTCTCGAGCTGATTGCGGAACTTGGCGTAGAAATCGTTCAGCACTTTCTTCCACTGAACATCACCCTCTGCGATTTCGTCCAGCTCACCTTCAAGGCGAGCTGTAAAATCGTAATCCATCAGGTTCGGGAAGGACTCCGCCAGCCGTTCGGTAACAATTTCACCCATTTTCTCGGCATAGAAGCGGCGATTCTGAAGCCGAACGTAGCCACGGTCCTGGATGGTAGAGATGATCGAAGCATAGGTGGAAGGCCGGCCAATACCCTGTTTCTCCAGCTCTTTCACCAGGCTGGCTTCGGTATACCTTGGTGAGGGCTTGGTGAAATGCTGGGTTGGGTCCAGCTTTTTCAGATCCAGCGACTGGTCCACCTTAATGTCGGGCAGAGCCACATCTTCATCTTTCTTGGCAGACTGGGGCGCAGCTTTCAGGAAGCCGTCAAACTTCACGATACGACCACGGGTGCGGAGCTCATAATCGCCATTGGCGACCACAATGGACGTACTCAGGAACTCGGCATCGGCCATCTGGCAAGCAATAAACTGACGCCAGATCAGGTCGTAGAGCTTCTCAGCGTCTTTTTCCAGGCCGCTTATATCCGTAGGCCTACGGGATACGTCAGTAGGACGAATCGCCTCGTGGGCCTCCTGAGCGCCTTCCTTGCTGCCATACAGGCGGGGGCTGTCCGGCAAATAGCGATCTCCGAACTGCTTCTGGATAAATTCACGGCAGCCCGTCACCGCAT
The window above is part of the Marinobacter sp. THAF197a genome. Proteins encoded here:
- the sdhA gene encoding succinate dehydrogenase flavoprotein subunit; amino-acid sequence: MANIKTMSYDAIVIGGGGAGMRAALQLTETGVKTACITKVFPTRSHTVSAQGGITCAIASADPNDDWRWHMYDTVKGSDYIGDQDAIEYMCSVGPQAVFELEHMGLPFSRTEQGRIYQRPFGGQSKGPDNPTQAARTCAAADRTGHALLHTLYQANLKGGTTFLNEWYAVDLVKNSKDEVVGVVAIEIETGEVAYIKSKATVLATGGAGRIYASTTNAMINTGDGIGMALRAGFPVQDMEMWQFHPTGIHGAGTLVTEGCRGEGGYLINSEGERFMERYAPNAKDLAGRDVVARSMVLEILEGRGCGPEKDHVLLKLDHLGEETLNLRLPGICELSRTFAHVDPVKEPIPVVPTCHYMMGGVPTNVGGQALTQDENGNDKPIPGLFACGEAACVSVHGANRLGGNSLLDLVVFGRAAGLHIEEQLRGGFEVDGASEEDIKRAMARLERLDSASEGEDVAKVRKDLQNCMQLYFGVFRDGDSMEKGIKLLEEIGERVRKTKLADTSKAFNTARIEALELDNLYEVAYATAKSAIERKESRGAHARNDFTERDDENWLKHSMYFPLDKRVGKRDVNFAPKTVPTFQPKVRTY
- the sdhD gene encoding succinate dehydrogenase, hydrophobic membrane anchor protein → MVSSVTNLGRSGVFDWLIQRVTAYVLAIYTVFLLGFMVMTDINYETWSALFDQTWFRIFTLLALLSLGAHAWVGLWTVTTDYLKSMAPRFLVQALCGLTMFVYLIWGIQILWGL
- the sdhC gene encoding succinate dehydrogenase, cytochrome b556 subunit — protein: MNSKRPVNLDLGKFHFPLPAITSILHRISGIIIFVGVAFLLYGLDLSLSGEDGFARVSELLDSFLAKLIIWGILSALLYHLVAGIKHLLMDMGIAEELESGRLAAKITVVVSIVLIILAGVWVW
- the gltA gene encoding citrate synthase, with amino-acid sequence MTDRKATLSVGDKSIELPVYSGTVGPDVIDVRGLVQEGVFTYDPGFVSTAACESAITYIDGAKGVLLHRGYPIDQLAEQSDFLEVCYLLLNGELPSEDENKRFHDTIKNHTMLHDQMRNFFNGFRRDAHPMAIMCGVVGALSAFYHDQMDVTDPKQREVTAHRLIAKMPTIAAWCYKYSVGQPFMYPRNDLSYAENFLHMMFGTPCEEYKPNPVLANAMDKIFILHADHEQNASTSTVRLAGSTGANPYACIASGIAALWGPAHGGANEAVLDMLAEIGDESNIETFIAKAKDKDDPFRLMGFGHRVYKNFDPRAKVMAQTAHEVLSELGLENDPLLKIAQRLEKIALEDEYFVQRQLYPNVDFYSGIILKAIGIPTSMFTVIFAMSRTIGWFSHWNEMVSGNYRIGRPRQLYTGSPKRDYPKK
- the topA gene encoding type I DNA topoisomerase; the protein is MGKSLVIVESPAKAKTINKYLGSDFIVKSSVGHIRDLPVSGSGSQSDPKERAKQAAATRKMSPEEKAEHKKRKAREQLVARMGVNLDDDWSARYEILPGKEKVVSELKRLAKSADHIYLATDLDREGEAIAWHLQETIGGEPEKYRRVVFNEITKRAIQEAFKDPGNLDNNRVNAQQARRFLDRVVGYMVSPLLWAKIARGLSAGRVQSVAVRLIVEREREIRKFVPEEFWQLHADLTADGSADPVRFEVTRYNDKPYRPVNEAQSKEHVDRLKSGGFRVSKREDKPTRSRPSAPFITSTLQQAASNRMGFSVKKTMMLAQRLYEAGFITYMRTDSTNLSQDAVTGCREFIQKQFGDRYLPDSPRLYGSKEGAQEAHEAIRPTDVSRRPTDISGLEKDAEKLYDLIWRQFIACQMADAEFLSTSIVVANGDYELRTRGRIVKFDGFLKAAPQSAKKDEDVALPDIKVDQSLDLKKLDPTQHFTKPSPRYTEASLVKELEKQGIGRPSTYASIISTIQDRGYVRLQNRRFYAEKMGEIVTERLAESFPNLMDYDFTARLEGELDEIAEGDVQWKKVLNDFYAKFRNQLESAEKSDGGMRANTPTETDISCPSCGRNMQIRVASTGVFLGCSGYSLPPKERCKTTINLVSGDEVVSADEDVEGEGETRLLRKKRRCPKCGTAMDSYLIDEKRKLHVCGNNPDCSGYEVEEGSFRIKGYDGPTLECDKCGSEMQLKTGRFGKYFGCTNAECKNTRKLLKNGEPAPPKMDPVPMPELQCQKVDDTYVLRDGASGLFLAASKFPKNRETRPPLVMEIKPHRKEIDPKYDYLMDAPEKDPEGNPTVIRYSRKSKEQYVMSEQDGKATGWSAWYENGRWVPRDKKK
- a CDS encoding NAD(P)-dependent oxidoreductase, with protein sequence MTQRLFSYHGNTKLSQSNDDKEQTMATIAFIGLGVMGYPMAGHLARAGHDVSVWNRSGTKAQQWAKQYPGKACNSIAEAVNNADVVLTCVGADKDLEEVYTAPEGIISNTPATAILVDHTTASAGIAETLAEAAQAKGQGFIDAPVSGGQQGAENGLLTIMCGGSDEDFRKVQPILECYARALNLMGPVGSGQKTKMVNQIAIAGLVQGLSEALHFAEQAELDARKVVDVISKGAAQSWQMENRSGTMIDGEFEHGFAVDWMRKDLAICLEEARKNGSRLPVTALVDQFYGDVQEMGGNRWDTSSLIQRLRKK